Proteins co-encoded in one Synechococcus elongatus PCC 6301 genomic window:
- a CDS encoding helix-turn-helix domain-containing protein → MSKLFAATAAERASRLATLLQEFRFQVHKPLFESAGLAAPPLSKRQLSQLLGVSPTLIVKYENAEIDPLDIRWGLMNRIAEVLGLSLDELNGVFSGQQDSSALLERSQKKSNRRSS, encoded by the coding sequence ATGTCGAAGCTGTTTGCGGCGACGGCAGCAGAACGAGCGAGCCGACTAGCCACCCTCCTACAGGAGTTCCGCTTCCAAGTTCATAAACCGCTGTTCGAATCTGCAGGCTTAGCCGCGCCACCCCTATCTAAGCGGCAACTATCCCAACTGCTAGGCGTGTCACCGACCCTGATTGTCAAATATGAAAATGCCGAAATTGACCCCCTCGATATTCGCTGGGGCTTAATGAACCGGATTGCTGAAGTTCTGGGGCTGTCCCTCGATGAACTGAATGGCGTGTTCTCTGGTCAGCAAGACTCCTCCGCCCTACTGGAGCGATCGCAGAAGAAAAGCAACCGCCGCTCTAGCTGA